The region TTATTCAGTTACTAATATTTGCACAGAAATCACACTGGCTGTATTTTGGAAGGTTGAGTTTTAGTTATTCAGTTACTAGTATTTGCACAAAAATCACACTGGCTGTATTTTGGAAGGTTGAGTTTTAGTTATTCAGTTACTAGTATTTGCACAGAAATCACATTGGCTGTATTTTGGAAGGTTGAGTTTTAGTTATTCAGTTACTAGTATTTGCACAAAAATCACACTGGCTGTATTTTGGAAGGTTGAGTTTTAGTTACCTCACTGGTGAATGCAAAGTTGAGGTCCTTCAATCAGTATGATTATAAAGTACATGTGTCAAATTTCTGATAAAATTCATAACTTTCAATTCACTATGAAATACTCAGACAAGGCATAGAGTTTAATTCTTACTCCATATGTGACTAACACACCATTCATTTTGAGCACAGCTCCAGCTCCTTGCAATAATCCCTGCAATTGTTGGAGAGAGAAAATGACTGTCAATACTGTACTTGGCTTTTGAACTGCTTGCCATGACATACACTTATTACAAAAGTCACCTTTTCAGTTTCTTGCCATGACATACATCTATTACAGATGTCATCTTGCTGTCCCAAGCAGATAAAAATgtttaacatttacaaaaaccCTTTTATGAGGGGTGCTTATATGAATGAAATCCATCAAATCTGTAGACCCTTCCATCAGCCCTGTTTAAAACCCCAAAATTCGATACCATAGCAACCTGTACCAAAATTCAAATACATAAgttttgccattttcaaattGGAAAATCACTAGTGTTCAGAatgtttttgtcatttgatGAAACATTTTCGTGCTTCTCTCTGCTCTTTGTATGCAACTGGTTGACAGCAGTGGTCTGGGTCTTAAAACTATACCTTGGCAAATATGTCAGGTgggactggggggggggggtactcccacCTATTGGGTATACGTATACATGCCACCCTTTGGGGTATGGTTTTTCGCTCTTTGGTCTAACATGGGTACTGTCTTTTGAGagctaatgagtctaaaatggggtctacatttcacaattttttattttgttaggtctaaaatggggtcctggaaggaTCTCCTTAATAAATTCTCGAGTTCAGGATTTTCCCCTGCTAATTCACTGGTTAAGATAGCATGCACACCCCCTGAAACGCTTGGTTCTAGATATCGCCCCATGATGCATTGTTACGTTAACTGCGCATGCGCAAAAGTTGAACGGTCTAAAACagggtattggtttttggtcaaaattggtctaaaatggagtctggggttgacagcattgacagcacacacccctaccagatcTGGCCAGGGACTGGGTATCTCTAATGGGGATAATCCATACTAGTAAAAggtgttgaaataaaattaattaatattcataaaccACAAACGCAATTCAAGTCACCAAAGAGTCCTACTGGTAACTTGCATTCATGGTCTGGGCAAAGTTAATCATCatgatgacctttgaacttttggCAACCTTACCTGAGTGACagataatgatgaaatatgtataacATTTATACAAATGACGAGATCACATGACTGTGGTATGAGATGTGGACTCCATtgattgactggttttgatgcATCTACATAAATTGGCTGTAGGACATTCTTTGGTTGGTAAAACTGAAGATAACAGTTAATGctatttataaaaaaagaagaaaaatggaattaattgaaaaatgaacatttggAAAGTGGGAATTTTATGTGATGTAAATTTAGCAAATAATAAGTTTTTGTTGtttaatttgtttctttttctttgtctAAATAAATTCTGGTTAGATGACAAAATGGGCATGTATAGGCTGATGGCATGcatgtcaatgtgtgtgtgtgtgtgtgtgtgtgtatgtgtgtgtgtgtgtgtgtgtgtgtgtgtttgtttgttcgtttaaGCTTGGCTTGTATGTAAGGTGCCAATTTGTCATACTTGAGACATGAAAGAAGAAAGATGGAGGATGTTTGTTACCTGGCAACGGATGGTTCATCAATATCACTAGGTAACCATGTTATGTTAGGAAATCTAGATGCAAAGTGGATAATATGTTGTCCTGTTCCTGATCCTACTTCCAGAGCAAATCCTGACCTTACTGGATTAAGATATTGCAGAAGAACTTGGGCAATTACTTCTTTGTTTCTCTCAGCTGATGGTGCTTTTAACATCGTAGGGTGTATGTTCTTCTGTACATGAGGAAGAAAAATAAATGTAGCATAAATTATATGATGTTATCTTGAAATTTGTGTCAAAATTACAAAGATAAATTTTAAGTTTAGAATACTGACGTCAATACCAAATGAGCGATACATACCTATAAGTTACCTATAACACACttttcattatatatacataagacaTATTTAGCaaatgttcttttttttcacCATTACTTTTTTGGAGTGTCTGGTACCACCATGGTGGCAGTTCTGTTCCTCACTGGAATGGCTATTGACACCAATGAATGACACTGGCAGTCTCTATCTCCCCCTTCCATCGTCACTATAAATGTGTAACCTTCATACATCTTGTCCCATTTCATGTCACTCCTGTGTAGTTGTGAATCCACAGTCATGACATGTACACTGCACACCACTCTCTCGTGTGCAGTGTAATGATGGTGTACTCACTCAGTGATGCATGTAAAAGTCCCGGTCCTACTAATTACTGCCCGGGACTGCCCGGGAGATACAAGAAGTGCCCGGGAGCAAACTGGTGGCCAAATGGCACTCAAAAGTCGATATTTATGTGCATTGGCCCACTTCGAATATATATTGACCAAAGTTTAGTGGATTCAAGCCCCCGATTGCTGCTTTTCCAGTCTTAAATTTTCTAACGTGTTACAGACATTGCATATGGGGGCGGGCCTTATGGCTACCGCATATATTACTGCCCGGGACACATCTGGCCTGCCCGGGCCAAATTTAGACgtctaagggaccggtcagtttctccagcctgggggggggcagcggattcttaaatcgggccgacaaaaagtcactgaccccccctatctgtaaaacccaaaacaggctgaccccccctatcacttaattctaaaacatgacccccccccccccatatatgatattcgcatgagtgacaggtattttttgatcgtgactcagtgtggactgcttgactgtcttgcatctactttataagatcccgggttagcactattataattataattattgactacacagggtaaatatatttgaaaaggagtttaatagcatcttgacagtgaaaggtagggggaaagcttgagaagggaatatatacagctgtcatggggggtcctagggggtctccccctagaagcccaggaggtttataactttgaaaagtcaattttgagactattcagacatttttagaaaatcatttccaagctttacaagacagcaccaacatgtaaaaagcaactacataaggttgaaatatttttgaactatagtttgataggatcttgataGTAATAGGTAGgggggagatcttgagactgggatgtgtacacctcatggggggggggggggggggtcctagggggtctccccctagaagccctggaggttttttccctgaaaagtcaattttgagactattcagaccctttcagacaataatttccaagccttacaagacaacaccaacatgtaaaaacaactatatagggttgaaatacttttgaaatatactttgatagcatcttgacagtaagaggggaagagcttgagactgggatatgtccacctcatgcggggggtctgagggggtctccctctagaagccctggaggatttttagtCTTATAGCCAAtccaatatttacgctatttagacccttcaagcaataacttaatccatgctttacaagacagcaagtatcagaaactattctttataacttacactaagggttgaaatatgttcttaaaaagttaaatggcatcattatatacatgtagtaaaggtcagcacatctactagtagtatcattggtaggggagatttggagattaaggcaattttagactatcttggcaaacatttcacatcttgaatagacaatatcatctcaaattagaatagggtgaaaatatttaagaaaagtttaataccattatgacagtaaaaaggttgttggtgcatctgattgttggttgaatgcatgagtgacctctgggggtgaggaagtccttggggttttccccctggcagatatggagttttttgcttgagatactaaggcaatgtttaggttattcataacctttgaggtaatatttccaagcttcgaaaagataacgtaaatgtatgttttaaatgagtttcctatatcacatacaATAGACATGtaaacattagtataggggcattgatatatgtataataaagtcaccggtatgttagagaactttaggtggtcatacctactgtataatagaaactggaatctgatgagatgtggtgatttgtagtgtcaataacatgacgagtagaacaatttagattaacttcatttataaactgtctatgaaaattgccattacgaaaccttcaagttcaattttgccccaaactgcaatataagtgaagcattgattgtgaaacagccaagcatttacatgacatgttctatAACTAGTGGGGTAGCTAGGTAatagatgtatatgtatatgtatatgtatagttatgtttgaactaataagtaatattaaagaattcatgtaagaaacagggacaagaacaaatattgacatggaccacatttcagacaaggctatatgccattgtagaaaggatttttttcttccatcacaatttaaaacacaatgaccccccccccccccattccacaattttcaaaacagcatgacccccctactgccaatttcaaaaacagggtgaccccccctaccaatccaccgcccccccccccccggccgaagaaactgaccggtccctaatcgATATCAAAAGTTGATTCGTAAATAAACCAGAATGTCACGAACCCTATCTAACCTAAGTTATGATCATTCAAGTCTTCTTTTATCGTTTTTCAGGCTAAAAACCGTTCGTTTACCTCGATCTCTGTACAGTCCATCCGCGCCATCTTGTTTCCTGGAATATACCATTCTGTACAAGGGGTGCTTAGCCTTAGTAATGGCCTTAAATTGCCCACGTAACCGTGACGCCCGTGTGAGAGAAATTTACACGGAAATTATTGTCACGCGATAACATATCATACATGTGACtgaatgtatcaatatactaataaattattaaaaatcatatcatatcaatgttGTTGAATACGATATGTATTCAAGACACAATACTTGCTCTTGTCACACAGGATAACCAGGCGTGCCAGAGGCAGAGAGGTAGTACAATTTTTGTCAATACAAGTAGGCCGACACGTAGGCCTGTATGTTCTGCATCTTTAATAATAACAGTTAACTGCGATACAAGTTAACATTGTTTTCACACATTTTCCTACATTCAGTCAAATCATACGTTATTTTCTCCTTTGATCATGCATGTTAATATCTAGACTTTATTACAGGTTTATCTACTCTCTCCTCAAGGATGCTGACCTCTACagttattttcatttggaaatggTTATCCTCATCGAAATTTTACCaagattacccccccccccccccatatttcCATATCCATATATTCAACCTTAGTCATGTTGACTATTAAAAACTGGCGTTAACGTTGTTTCCTTAGATTAGGGGGTACATATATCGACAGCCCGGAGAAAGTCGAGCCACTTTAACACAATTAAAAAGCAAGACATATACAGCATTGATACTGACAAAGACATAGCTACAAAATtgttcaatttcaaaaactaaaAACTCAGTTATTTTTAAGGCCCAAGAATTGCCATTGCCGTCACCCATACCAACCGGCGCTAAGTAGTGGTGTTCCTAAGGTAGGAACATATatcgagtgcccggggaaaattGCGCCTCAATAACATCATTAAAACTATATAGATATACAGTATAGATACTTACAAGGGAATAGCTACAACATTGTATAATTTCAAGAAgttaaaactgacattttggGCCCGACAATTGCCGTCGTCGTCACCCATACCAACCGGCGCTAAGTAATGGCGTT is a window of Glandiceps talaboti chromosome 5, keGlaTala1.1, whole genome shotgun sequence DNA encoding:
- the LOC144435909 gene encoding methyltransferase-like 26; protein product: MLKAPSAERNKEVIAQVLLQYLNPVRSGFALEVGSGTGQHIIHFASRFPNITWLPSDIDEPSVASINCYLQFYQPKNVLQPIYVDASKPVNQWSPHLIPQSCDLVICINVIHISSLSVTQGLLQGAGAVLKMNGVLVTYGPYMIHGVISPESNVQFDKQLKLRDPEWGLRDVDYISDLAEDNGMKLEAMHDVPANNKMLIFRKIR